One Ostrea edulis chromosome 2, xbOstEdul1.1, whole genome shotgun sequence genomic region harbors:
- the LOC125679982 gene encoding heat shock 70 kDa protein 12A-like: MAENVQETDDAKLAAGAEKPRVDPNLFVAAIDFGTAYSGYAFSSRGDFTTDPLKISAHQWNKDLISHKTPTSVLLDEKGKLDKFGDEAEKKFMELSEDNNHTKFYFFRRFKMLLYTTDDMRNKRLTKQTKLPDISGKELPAIDVFSNAIQYMKDHLLNEIQKEEICIKPEEIRWVLTVPAIWNDRAKQFMRDAAEQAEIRGDCLTIALEPEAASIYCKHLPITQIQTVGSKGFGIFHPGSRYIVLDAGGGTVDITIHEVLNNGNIKELEKASGGAWGGTYVDEEFHKMLEEIIGKDELKEYKTEHLDDFIQICNDLEIKKRLISTKSTNINFKIPSSLKEKCKSAKNCKLEDLIMSSKFSEDLECKRDKLHFKDSLVRKLFCNVCTEIVTHVKKLLQEKQLQKVETILMVGGFSESLYLQETIKSEFEDFRIVIPNEAGLAVLKGAVLFGHEPQIITSRIAKYTYGVDTLSRFKPGHHPADRKITVEDTDYCSGVFSKHVTKGDELKINEAQDEQSYCPVRKTQKAILFNVYTSTNKHPRYVDDPDCSYLGSLNVDIPDTTGGTDRKVFVRFIFGGTEIKVEGKNDLTGEITAVKFDYFDNNPGGGEEELCGLTSDLEEIYRR, from the exons ATGGCTGAAAATGTACAAGAAACTGACGATGCAAAACTTGCTGCTGGGGCCGAAAAACCCCGCGTGGATCCAAATTTATTTGTGGCCGCCATCGACTTTGGGACAGCCTACTCAGGTTATGCCTTCTCGTCACGAGGCGATTTTACAACGGACCCTCTCAAAATTTCAGCACATCAATGGAACAAAGATTTGATATCGCACAAAACTCCAACAAGTGTTCTGCTAGATGAGAAAGGAAAATTAGATAAATTTGGAGATGAAGCAGAAAAGAAATTCATGGAATTATCAGAGGACAACAATcacacaaaattttattttttccgtAGATTTAAAATGCTACTATATACTACTGATGATATGAGGAATAAG AGGCTGACAAAACAAACCAAATTGCCTGACATCAGTGGAAAAGAGTTGCCAGCCATtgatgttttttcaaatgccaTACAGTACATGAAGGACCACCTTCTGAATGAAATTCAGAAAGAAGAAATATGTATAAAACCAGAGGAAATACGTTGGGTATTGACAGTTCCAGCGATTTGGAATGACAGAGCTAAACAGTTTATGCGGGATGCTGCAGAACAG GCAGAAATAAGAGGAGATTGTCTTACAATAGCATTAGAACCTGAAGCAGCATCCATCTACTGCAAACACTTACCAATAACTCAAATACAAACCGTTGGAAGTAAAGGATTTGGTATTTTTCATCCAGGCAGTCGCTACATTGTTTTGGATGCGGGAG GGGGAACAGTGGATATTACGATTCATGAAGTGTTAAACAACGGAAATATCAAAGAACTAGAAAAAGCCAGTGGTGGGGCTTGGGGAGGTACATATGTTGATGAAGAATTTCATAAAATGCTCGAGGAAATCATTGGGAAAGATGAACTTAAAGAATACAAGACTGAACATCTTGATGATTTCATCCAGATATGCAATGATTTAGAAATCAAAAAACGACTAATTTCTACTAAAAGTACTAACATTAACTTTAAAATTCCTTCATCTCTAAAAGAAAAGTGCAAAAGTGCCAAAAATTGCAAATTGGAGGATTTGATCATGAGTTCAAAATTTAGTGAGGATTTAGAATGTAAAAGGGATAAATTACACTTCAAAGATTCATTAGtgagaaaattattttgcaatGTTTGCACTGAAATTGTAACCCATGTGAAAAAATTGTTACAAGAAAAACAACTTCAAAAGGTTGAAACCATTCTAATGGTTGGTGGATTTTCGGAATCACTTTATCTGCAAGAAACGATCAAGTCAGAGTTCGAGGATTTCCGCATAGTTATTCCAAACGAAGCAGGTTTGGCTGTATTAAAAGGTGCAGTTTTGTTCGGACATGAACCTCAGATTATCACTTCAAGGATTGCAAAATACACGTACGGAGTAGACACTCTGTCCCGCTTTAAACCAGGACATCATCCTGCTGATAGAAAGATCACCGTCGAAGATACTGATTATTGTTCAGGTGTATTCAGCAAGCACGTCACCAAGGGAGATGAACTAAAGATAAATGAAGCACAGGATGAGCAGTCTTACTGTCCAGTGCGCAAAACTCAGAAAGCAATTTTGTTCAACGTATACACGTCAACAAACAAACATCCACGATACGTGGATGATCCAGACTGCAGTTATCTCGGGTCTCTGAATGTGGATATTCCAGATACGACAGGTGGAACGGATCGGAAGGTTTTTGTGCGATTCATCTTCGGAGGAACTGAAATCAAGGTCGAAGGAAAAAATGACCTAACAGGAGAAATTACTGCAGTCAAATTTGACTATTTTGATAATAACCCTGGAGGTGGAGAAGAGGAATTATGTGGTTTGACTTCCGACTTGGAAGAAATCTATAGAAGATGA